A genomic stretch from Desulfurococcaceae archaeon MEX13E-LK6-19 includes:
- a CDS encoding formate/nitrite transporter family protein has translation MKEEPVLYGVKDTIEALSNVGKAKGSVRPSKLLLAGFAAGAYIAFGFMLAITASAGFHPMFHDGQQWYLTIFKILLGAVFPVGLIAVVIGGADLWTGNCQIVPLAKMLNKISFKRVLYNWVTSYTGCFIGSVFLAFLATYATGLFTPENIFGQVTEAIAKYKVGLTPWKAFWLGVGCNWLVNVAIWLAVRTKDSAGKILAIWFPIFAFVAIGFEHSVANMWAIPTGIFLSNHGITWIDYFNNIIPVSIGNAIGGWLFVAFYYWYLGYSENPAKEIIDYTVLLLIFVVLMLLIPLGIAYAIETLVQGAALWLFPVVYGIYGIILAYLTYKW, from the coding sequence TTGAAAGAAGAACCAGTACTCTACGGGGTAAAGGATACTATAGAGGCTCTCAGCAACGTCGGAAAGGCCAAGGGTAGTGTTCGTCCTTCAAAGCTTCTATTAGCAGGCTTTGCGGCAGGAGCATACATTGCTTTCGGTTTCATGTTAGCAATTACTGCTTCAGCAGGATTCCATCCAATGTTCCATGATGGACAACAGTGGTACCTAACAATCTTCAAGATACTTCTTGGAGCAGTATTCCCAGTGGGCCTAATAGCAGTAGTAATCGGAGGAGCCGATCTCTGGACCGGCAACTGCCAGATCGTGCCACTTGCAAAGATGCTCAACAAGATCAGTTTTAAGAGGGTACTATACAACTGGGTTACATCATACACAGGATGTTTCATAGGCAGTGTCTTCCTGGCATTCCTAGCAACATATGCTACAGGATTGTTTACTCCAGAAAACATCTTTGGCCAAGTCACAGAAGCTATTGCCAAGTACAAAGTAGGGTTGACGCCATGGAAAGCATTCTGGCTAGGTGTAGGCTGTAACTGGCTTGTAAACGTAGCCATATGGCTTGCAGTGAGGACAAAAGATTCCGCCGGCAAAATCCTTGCAATCTGGTTCCCCATATTCGCTTTCGTAGCAATAGGGTTCGAACACAGTGTAGCTAATATGTGGGCTATACCGACAGGGATATTCCTCAGCAACCATGGTATTACATGGATAGACTACTTCAACAACATAATCCCGGTATCCATAGGAAACGCTATAGGAGGCTGGCTCTTTGTAGCATTCTATTACTGGTACCTTGGATACAGCGAGAACCCTGCAAAAGAGATAATAGATTACACAGTATTACTGCTAATATTCGTCGTCCTAATGCTTCTAATACCACTAGGCATAGCATACGCCATAGAAACTCTTGTACAAGGCGCTGCCCTATGGTTATTCCCAGTTGTATATGGTATCTATGGTATAATACTAGCATATTTAACGTATAAGTGGTAA
- the mobA gene encoding molybdenum cofactor guanylyltransferase MobA produces the protein MRAVVLAGGPSRRFKGDKIFYRINGKPMILYVLDKLSRSRLIEEVHVITSPDRVHLLHFLGVKNVIVDHLLIGPIGGILISLEKLGDVFIVAADMPLLNPTFIDHIIELYKLHRHKYLAYVPAWRNGYLEPLHAVYTRDILGPIRDCINNNIFSIQQILRLLGNKVYKIVLDDKPSEYKSSVYNVNTRSDLERIINIILSELPHGFQK, from the coding sequence TTGAGAGCTGTTGTCTTGGCAGGGGGTCCATCAAGGCGTTTTAAAGGAGACAAAATATTCTATAGAATCAACGGCAAGCCAATGATACTTTATGTATTAGATAAGCTATCGAGATCAAGACTTATTGAGGAAGTCCATGTTATAACTTCACCTGACAGAGTTCATCTTCTTCATTTTCTTGGTGTTAAAAACGTTATTGTAGACCATTTATTGATCGGGCCCATAGGAGGAATCCTTATTTCTCTGGAAAAGCTGGGCGACGTATTTATTGTAGCTGCTGATATGCCTCTCCTCAACCCAACATTCATAGATCATATTATAGAGCTCTATAAGCTACATAGACATAAGTATCTAGCCTACGTACCAGCTTGGAGGAACGGATACTTAGAGCCCTTACATGCAGTTTATACGAGAGATATACTTGGCCCTATCAGAGACTGTATTAACAACAATATTTTTTCAATACAACAAATCCTCAGACTATTGGGCAACAAGGTGTATAAGATAGTTCTTGACGACAAGCCTTCCGAATATAAATCAAGTGTTTACAACGTGAATACTAGGAGTGACTTAGAGCGTATAATCAATATAATCTTGTCAGAATTGCCTCATGGTTTCCAGAAATAG
- a CDS encoding NADH-quinone oxidoreductase subunit B family protein — MSKLKSIWVFHLNTGACNGCDIEVLDIFTPYYDVERLGVKLVGSPRHAHALLVTGPLTRQCVYAAKRAYEAMPPSPRIVIAVGTCACSGGIFYDSYSIYRVSPRDTLEYPRRGGIEEILPVDIYIPGCPPRPEEILYGLALLKGIVEKRVKQEYQREEEESITLPENITIEERIKLDLRCSLRKIVGYFDRDAILEDFMKLVEKAKDTDNEEAVLHNLVEEYCRKVSDSRIRFCIRFLEKEYWRVRRRYEEMVPSKINIA; from the coding sequence ATGAGTAAGCTGAAGTCTATATGGGTATTCCACCTCAATACAGGAGCATGTAATGGATGCGACATAGAGGTTCTCGACATATTCACACCATATTATGATGTCGAGCGCCTAGGTGTGAAACTCGTTGGCTCTCCCAGGCATGCACATGCCCTCTTGGTAACAGGGCCTCTAACAAGACAATGTGTTTACGCTGCTAAGAGAGCGTATGAAGCAATGCCTCCTAGCCCAAGAATAGTAATAGCTGTTGGCACATGTGCTTGTAGTGGAGGAATATTCTATGATAGCTACTCAATATATCGTGTATCGCCGAGGGATACACTGGAGTATCCTAGGAGAGGTGGTATTGAAGAAATTCTTCCAGTGGACATATACATCCCAGGCTGTCCACCGAGACCAGAGGAAATACTCTATGGTTTAGCTCTACTAAAAGGCATTGTTGAAAAACGTGTCAAACAAGAGTATCAGAGAGAGGAAGAAGAATCAATTACATTACCAGAGAACATAACAATAGAGGAGAGGATAAAGCTAGATCTCCGTTGTTCCCTAAGAAAAATCGTTGGCTACTTTGATAGAGATGCTATCCTAGAGGATTTCATGAAGCTTGTTGAAAAAGCGAAGGATACAGATAATGAAGAAGCTGTACTCCATAATCTTGTTGAAGAATATTGTAGAAAGGTAAGCGATTCAAGAATAAGATTCTGTATTAGGTTTCTTGAAAAAGAGTATTGGAGGGTTAGAAGACGTTATGAAGAAATGGTGCCTTCTAAAATTAACATTGCTTGA
- a CDS encoding 4Fe-4S binding protein: MSVTLRYPYEPSPAPKEYRGKPRIDPSLCIGCGACSRVCPPDAILVIDDTVKGYRKIILDVSRCIRCARCEEVCPTGAIKLTQEYELATNDKNDLLQVVELRLAKCSVCGRYCDYTVRQVNKALTILPSTILDRESVLEQILLCKECRKKATINKIVEQGGVLPYE; the protein is encoded by the coding sequence GTGAGTGTCACATTAAGATACCCCTATGAACCTAGTCCTGCACCCAAAGAATATAGAGGAAAACCAAGGATTGACCCAAGCTTATGTATAGGATGCGGAGCATGCTCACGTGTTTGCCCTCCAGACGCTATACTTGTCATAGATGATACAGTCAAGGGCTACCGGAAGATCATATTGGATGTATCAAGATGTATAAGATGTGCTAGATGCGAGGAAGTATGCCCTACAGGAGCCATAAAGCTTACACAAGAATACGAGCTTGCTACCAACGACAAAAATGATCTACTACAAGTAGTTGAACTAAGACTGGCTAAATGTAGTGTATGTGGAAGATACTGCGACTATACTGTAAGACAGGTAAACAAGGCACTAACAATACTCCCCAGCACGATCCTTGATAGGGAATCTGTTCTCGAGCAGATTTTACTATGCAAAGAGTGTAGGAAGAAAGCTACTATAAACAAAATTGTTGAACAAGGAGGTGTCTTACCATATGAGTAA
- a CDS encoding NADH-quinone oxidoreductase subunit C codes for MQWTSRVDKLVKALGENVKEVKQVTPNQFVIVIDKTILPKAVKLFVEELGGSEPQLSIMVGNDERPLGRGFSITYWFSVNAGEEDLFIGLRTRVDEKDPSFPSITPYLKGAEWYEREVLDLLGLKPVGHPDPRRLVLPDDWPDDVYPLRKDFPYNKSPISERKYPYKEKKDYLIVPFGPYHVSLDEPAHFRLFVKGEEIVDVDYRGFYSHRGIEKLSETRLTYNQVCFIAERVCGICGCTHSTAYCQAVEAIAGVTVPERAEYIRTIMLEIERLHSHLLWIGVACHLLGFDLGFMHSWRIREKVMWLAEKLTGNRKTYGINLVGGVRRDFLDYRIEEINKCITELKKEFKNLVNLITSTRSFIKRCKDVGILPLDLARKWCTVGPLARGSGRKIDVRKDHPYAAYKELDFKVPVYTEGDVLARAMVRIEEVYESIWIIEQALDKLPKGPILEEPDEIPAYKEALGYTEAPRGENVHYVMSGPGNRVYRYRIRAATYNNLPAARDMLIGYTVADAPLIIASIDPCYSCTERVIVIDVRDKSKRVYSEKELVYMSRRKSMEV; via the coding sequence ATGCAGTGGACAAGTCGTGTAGACAAACTGGTTAAAGCTCTTGGAGAAAACGTCAAGGAGGTTAAGCAGGTAACACCGAATCAGTTCGTCATCGTTATCGACAAAACCATCCTCCCCAAAGCCGTGAAGTTATTTGTTGAAGAACTAGGTGGCAGTGAACCACAATTGTCAATAATGGTGGGTAATGATGAACGTCCTCTAGGACGGGGCTTCAGTATAACATACTGGTTCAGCGTTAATGCTGGCGAGGAAGACCTCTTCATAGGGCTTAGAACCCGTGTAGACGAGAAAGATCCTTCATTCCCGTCTATAACACCATACCTCAAGGGAGCAGAGTGGTATGAGAGAGAAGTACTTGACCTCCTTGGCTTGAAGCCTGTGGGCCACCCTGACCCAAGGAGACTTGTGTTACCTGACGACTGGCCCGACGACGTGTATCCATTGAGGAAAGACTTCCCCTACAACAAGAGCCCTATCTCCGAGAGAAAGTACCCCTATAAGGAGAAGAAAGACTACCTAATCGTCCCCTTTGGCCCCTACCACGTCTCCCTAGATGAGCCCGCGCACTTTAGGTTGTTTGTGAAGGGAGAGGAGATAGTTGATGTGGATTATCGTGGATTCTACTCGCATCGCGGCATAGAGAAGCTTAGCGAGACAAGACTCACCTACAACCAGGTATGCTTCATAGCGGAAAGGGTATGCGGTATATGTGGATGCACTCACAGTACAGCGTATTGCCAGGCAGTGGAAGCCATAGCTGGAGTAACTGTTCCCGAGAGAGCAGAGTACATAAGAACTATAATGCTCGAAATAGAGAGACTCCACAGTCACTTACTATGGATTGGTGTTGCATGCCACCTACTAGGATTCGACCTCGGGTTCATGCACTCCTGGAGGATCCGTGAGAAAGTAATGTGGCTGGCAGAAAAACTCACAGGCAACAGAAAGACTTATGGTATAAACCTTGTTGGTGGTGTGAGAAGAGACTTCCTCGACTACAGGATAGAAGAAATCAACAAGTGTATCACCGAGCTCAAGAAAGAGTTCAAGAACCTAGTCAACTTAATCACTTCAACAAGATCGTTTATAAAAAGATGTAAGGACGTAGGCATCCTACCCCTTGACCTAGCTAGGAAATGGTGTACAGTAGGCCCATTAGCTAGGGGTTCTGGTAGGAAAATCGATGTTAGGAAAGATCATCCGTATGCCGCCTATAAGGAGCTTGACTTCAAAGTACCAGTCTACACCGAGGGCGACGTACTAGCTCGTGCCATGGTTAGAATAGAAGAAGTCTATGAGAGCATATGGATAATAGAACAAGCACTAGACAAGCTACCCAAAGGCCCGATACTAGAAGAACCCGACGAGATACCTGCCTACAAGGAGGCTCTAGGCTACACAGAGGCACCACGTGGAGAGAATGTACACTATGTGATGTCAGGCCCCGGTAATAGAGTATACAGGTACAGGATCAGAGCTGCAACATACAATAATCTCCCTGCTGCACGGGACATGCTTATAGGCTATACTGTTGCTGATGCACCCCTCATAATCGCGAGCATAGACCCATGCTATTCTTGCACAGAGAGAGTCATTGTCATAGATGTTCGTGACAAGAGCAAGAGAGTGTATAGTGAAAAAGAACTCGTTTACATGTCAAGAAGAAAAAGCATGGAGGTGTGA
- a CDS encoding NADH-quinone oxidoreductase subunit H: MYTYFLALIPLVMIFTVPPLIDGLGRKIKASLHYRVGPSIMQTWYDLVSLLKIKPVIVGQRLAFTLAPCIAFASAVTAALILPYGTTSILSFTADVFVFIYTLAMVSISLMIAGFSVNNPYANIGANREMMLILTTEPIIGVVFGVLALNTMSLNIYGILSNLTLKPSLLLIYPILAYVIYVESGFIPFDIAEAETEILEGPLVEYNGALLGLFKYALLIKKFTLLWFLSSTIVLPFTRFFAVQAGLATWAIVLLMQFASILLIYTIYTMLEAYSARSRIRDVIKLNSKVFIAGLVILAIAATGW, encoded by the coding sequence ATGTACACGTATTTCCTGGCACTAATACCGCTTGTAATGATTTTCACTGTGCCACCACTAATAGATGGTCTCGGTAGAAAGATCAAGGCGTCGCTACACTATAGGGTCGGTCCATCGATAATGCAGACATGGTACGATCTTGTCTCGCTGTTAAAGATAAAGCCCGTGATTGTTGGACAAAGACTTGCCTTTACACTAGCTCCATGTATAGCCTTTGCATCAGCTGTAACAGCAGCCCTTATACTACCATATGGAACAACAAGCATACTGAGTTTCACAGCCGATGTATTCGTCTTCATCTATACTTTAGCCATGGTATCTATATCACTAATGATCGCTGGTTTCAGCGTCAATAACCCATATGCAAACATTGGCGCTAATAGAGAAATGATGCTCATCCTGACAACCGAGCCTATAATAGGTGTTGTCTTCGGCGTCCTTGCACTAAACACTATGTCGCTCAACATTTATGGTATACTCAGCAACCTAACCCTAAAACCATCACTACTACTCATATATCCTATACTAGCATATGTTATCTACGTAGAATCAGGGTTCATACCCTTCGATATAGCTGAAGCTGAAACAGAGATCCTTGAAGGACCTCTTGTAGAGTATAATGGTGCTCTACTAGGGCTCTTCAAGTACGCGTTATTGATTAAGAAATTTACTCTCCTATGGTTTCTGTCAAGCACCATAGTACTCCCGTTCACGAGATTCTTTGCAGTACAAGCAGGCCTGGCCACATGGGCTATAGTACTGCTGATGCAGTTTGCTTCTATACTACTCATCTACACGATCTACACAATGCTCGAAGCATACTCGGCTAGAAGCAGAATAAGAGATGTGATCAAGCTTAACTCCAAGGTGTTTATTGCAGGACTCGTTATACTCGCCATAGCCGCAACGGGGTGGTAG
- a CDS encoding hydrogenase 4 subunit D yields the protein MDPILIAFLIPILVPFTIGLYLFLLDGRKADSYLLILLSLILSSYIFGTFLFITSKQEILHYIISYTEYTGEFYGFIIDPMSVAVGFVVITAGTIFLVYSIDYMSPNNKFHPVHSGKGRFYGWMLLFIGATLAFIHSSTIIQLLMFFEVMSFSCWGLVSYYGTEKALRSANKALIYTHVGAMIGLFTASSICLFHLHDFSLTAINKLEPMLKYQLFAAAMIAAFSKSAQFPFYSWLPDAMVAPTPASAFLHGAAMVEMGVYLLARLAQFATPLPQGIFWLMLFFIMITGAICMLMYPVQRDAKRLLAYSTIGESMVMYVGVLYATTGSLLGLQATILQLFNHAYVKGLAFLTAGVFGYSLGTHSMEKIKGLIKSSPLIAAAWTLSLLGLTGVPPFGIFYGKLMVISSATIVDHIAWSIIPLLVVLLDSTIFFIVGLSWIHEMVFKECKKPSTISITTLMKLCILSLIVFSLISNYIAYPLITRIRFLGG from the coding sequence ATGGACCCCATACTTATAGCTTTTTTAATACCCATACTAGTCCCCTTCACCATAGGTTTATACTTGTTCCTACTCGATGGAAGGAAGGCTGATTCATATCTTCTCATACTCCTATCTCTGATCCTGTCTTCATACATTTTTGGCACATTCCTGTTTATTACAAGCAAACAAGAAATACTCCATTACATCATCTCGTACACGGAGTACACAGGAGAATTCTATGGATTCATCATCGACCCTATGTCAGTTGCCGTAGGCTTCGTCGTTATTACAGCTGGAACAATATTCCTAGTATACTCGATAGACTACATGAGCCCCAACAACAAATTCCATCCAGTACATAGTGGTAAAGGAAGATTCTACGGATGGATGCTACTGTTTATCGGAGCCACACTAGCCTTCATACACTCCTCAACAATAATACAGCTACTCATGTTCTTCGAGGTAATGAGTTTCTCGTGCTGGGGACTCGTATCCTACTATGGTACAGAGAAAGCGCTGAGATCAGCAAATAAGGCTCTCATATACACACATGTAGGTGCCATGATAGGATTATTCACTGCCTCATCAATATGCCTATTCCACCTACACGACTTCAGTCTCACTGCCATCAATAAACTAGAACCCATGCTGAAGTACCAGTTGTTCGCCGCTGCAATGATCGCTGCTTTCTCTAAGTCGGCCCAGTTCCCCTTCTACTCATGGTTGCCAGACGCAATGGTAGCGCCAACACCCGCCTCAGCTTTTCTGCATGGAGCCGCAATGGTTGAGATGGGTGTATACCTGCTGGCGAGACTAGCACAGTTCGCTACCCCATTACCGCAGGGCATCTTCTGGCTGATGTTGTTCTTCATTATGATAACAGGAGCTATCTGTATGCTCATGTATCCTGTCCAGCGCGATGCGAAAAGACTTCTCGCCTACTCGACTATAGGCGAATCCATGGTTATGTATGTTGGAGTACTCTATGCTACAACAGGTTCTCTCCTAGGCTTGCAAGCAACAATACTCCAGTTATTCAACCATGCCTACGTAAAGGGGCTTGCATTCCTTACAGCTGGAGTATTCGGATACTCCCTTGGCACACACTCGATGGAGAAGATTAAGGGGCTTATCAAGTCATCACCACTCATCGCCGCTGCTTGGACGCTATCACTACTAGGATTGACAGGTGTACCACCATTCGGGATTTTCTACGGGAAACTAATGGTGATCTCTTCAGCTACAATAGTAGACCACATAGCATGGTCTATTATTCCATTGCTGGTAGTCCTACTTGACTCAACAATATTCTTCATCGTAGGGCTTTCATGGATACACGAAATGGTTTTCAAGGAATGCAAGAAACCATCTACAATAAGCATAACGACACTCATGAAGCTATGTATTTTATCACTAATAGTATTTTCTCTCATATCAAACTACATCGCCTACCCCTTGATCACTAGAATAAGGTTCCTCGGGGGATAG
- a CDS encoding 4Fe-4S binding protein: protein MGRKIILIDFSRCIECRACEVACEREHEGQSLISVFEYQETTAIPLNCRHCEKAPCIEVCPTRALYRDDDGAVILSPLKCIGCLLCSVVCPFGIPILDKVNKVMIKCDLCAHRRAEGKLPACVATCPTDALIYGDVEELLFEKRKKAALQVVESSRSAASLKEFTKYFITP from the coding sequence ATGGGCCGTAAGATCATATTAATAGATTTCAGTAGATGTATAGAATGCCGTGCATGCGAAGTAGCTTGTGAAAGAGAACATGAAGGTCAGTCACTCATTAGTGTCTTCGAGTACCAGGAGACAACAGCAATACCTCTGAACTGTAGGCACTGTGAAAAAGCTCCATGTATAGAAGTATGTCCAACTCGGGCACTATATAGGGACGATGACGGAGCAGTTATTCTCTCGCCACTGAAGTGTATTGGCTGTCTCTTATGCAGTGTCGTATGCCCATTCGGTATACCAATACTCGATAAAGTAAACAAGGTTATGATAAAGTGTGACCTGTGTGCACATAGAAGAGCCGAAGGAAAACTACCAGCATGTGTTGCTACATGTCCTACTGATGCACTAATCTATGGAGACGTCGAGGAACTCCTGTTCGAGAAGAGGAAGAAGGCTGCATTACAGGTTGTTGAGTCCAGTAGATCTGCTGCTTCCTTGAAAGAGTTTACCAAGTACTTCATAACGCCATGA
- the fdhF gene encoding formate dehydrogenase subunit alpha: MSEKLTLIVCPYCGVGCRLYIKSVDGYPVGIEYATDLDGIPNEKGKLCPKANAVIEYLTSRDRLRKPLKAVEEGKFREISWKEAIKEVSERLLEIKKQYGPDAVMFFGSARTFNEPNYLIQKLARVYGTNNVDHCARLCHSATVAGLKAVFGAGAMTNTYRDIAMADCIIVWGHNYAETHPVGFRYVLKAKDRGAKLIVVDPRRTRTAWFADIHLQLYPGTDIALANAMIHVIIKENLYDKEFVAKRTVGFDDLVKTVEKYTPEYAEKITGVPASLIREAARMFARAEKGVITWCMGLTQHTCGTDNVRLLATLAAICGHVGREGTGCSPMRGQNNVQGACDLGVLPNVFPGYKSVTASENIEYFKKHWGVDYLSDKPGYTIIESSYAIEEGKVKAYYIMGENPVISDANSNHVVKALKKLEFLVVQDIFLTETAQFADIVLPAAALPENEGSLTNTERRVQWSFKAVEPPGEARPDWWIITEIAKAMGYEKQFPYTSVEEITLEIARVVPQYGGMTPERLKNNIAGIHWPCPSPDHPGTPILYKDKFLTPDGKAHLAAVEHRPPAEQPDDEYPFILTTVRVVGMYHTNTMTGRSPSLKKRWPEPYLEIHPDDAEKLGIKTGDKVKIITRRGEYVCKAKVTMTIKPGVVAVPWHWGANVLTNDALDPISKIPETKVCACKIIRLEG, encoded by the coding sequence ATGTCAGAGAAATTAACATTAATTGTATGTCCTTATTGTGGTGTTGGATGCAGGCTTTACATAAAGAGCGTCGATGGATATCCTGTAGGTATAGAGTATGCTACAGACCTGGATGGCATACCTAATGAGAAAGGCAAGCTTTGCCCAAAGGCAAACGCTGTCATAGAGTATCTTACCAGCCGAGACAGGCTCAGGAAGCCACTTAAGGCTGTTGAAGAAGGAAAGTTTAGGGAAATCAGCTGGAAAGAAGCGATAAAAGAGGTTTCGGAAAGGCTTCTAGAGATAAAGAAACAGTATGGCCCTGATGCCGTAATGTTCTTTGGAAGCGCTAGGACCTTCAATGAACCAAACTATCTCATACAAAAACTAGCGAGGGTCTATGGGACAAACAATGTAGATCATTGTGCCAGATTATGTCACTCAGCTACAGTAGCTGGCTTGAAGGCTGTTTTTGGAGCTGGCGCGATGACCAATACTTATAGAGACATAGCGATGGCCGACTGTATTATTGTCTGGGGCCACAACTACGCTGAAACCCACCCAGTAGGATTCAGGTATGTGCTCAAAGCAAAGGACCGTGGCGCGAAACTAATTGTCGTCGACCCAAGGCGTACACGTACGGCATGGTTTGCAGACATACATCTACAACTGTATCCGGGAACAGATATAGCGCTAGCAAACGCGATGATACATGTCATCATAAAGGAGAATCTTTATGATAAAGAATTCGTTGCCAAGAGGACAGTGGGCTTCGACGATCTTGTGAAAACTGTTGAGAAGTATACTCCAGAGTATGCAGAGAAGATAACAGGAGTACCGGCTAGCCTGATACGTGAAGCAGCTAGAATGTTTGCTAGAGCAGAAAAAGGAGTGATCACATGGTGTATGGGGCTTACACAACATACCTGTGGAACAGACAACGTCAGACTGCTCGCTACATTGGCTGCGATATGCGGTCATGTAGGCAGGGAAGGTACTGGCTGCTCGCCGATGCGTGGACAGAACAACGTACAGGGAGCATGTGATCTCGGTGTACTCCCCAATGTGTTCCCAGGCTATAAGAGCGTAACCGCCAGCGAGAACATAGAGTACTTCAAGAAGCACTGGGGCGTCGACTACCTAAGCGACAAACCAGGCTACACAATAATAGAGTCTAGCTATGCTATAGAAGAAGGAAAAGTCAAAGCCTACTATATCATGGGAGAAAACCCTGTTATCAGCGACGCTAACTCCAACCACGTTGTAAAAGCATTGAAGAAACTCGAGTTCCTAGTAGTACAAGATATTTTCTTGACTGAAACAGCCCAGTTCGCCGACATAGTGTTACCAGCAGCTGCACTACCAGAGAACGAGGGCTCGTTGACAAACACGGAGAGAAGAGTACAATGGTCTTTCAAAGCAGTTGAGCCACCAGGTGAGGCAAGACCCGACTGGTGGATTATAACAGAGATAGCAAAAGCTATGGGCTACGAGAAACAATTCCCGTACACAAGCGTCGAGGAAATAACGCTAGAGATCGCGAGAGTGGTACCACAGTATGGTGGAATGACCCCGGAGAGACTTAAGAATAATATTGCTGGAATACACTGGCCATGTCCTTCACCAGATCATCCCGGAACACCTATTCTATACAAAGACAAGTTCCTGACACCCGATGGTAAGGCTCATTTAGCTGCTGTAGAGCACAGGCCACCAGCAGAACAACCTGACGACGAGTACCCGTTTATCCTAACCACTGTTCGTGTTGTAGGAATGTACCACACCAACACCATGACCGGTAGGAGTCCGTCACTTAAGAAGAGATGGCCCGAACCATACCTAGAGATCCATCCTGATGATGCGGAGAAACTAGGGATCAAAACTGGTGATAAAGTAAAGATCATTACTCGCAGAGGAGAGTATGTCTGCAAAGCAAAGGTTACCATGACCATTAAACCCGGTGTCGTAGCTGTTCCATGGCATTGGGGAGCTAATGTATTGACTAATGATGCACTAGACCCCATCAGCAAGATCCCTGAGACAAAGGTTTGTGCATGTAAGATCATTAGGCTTGAAGGGTGA
- a CDS encoding helix-turn-helix transcriptional regulator, whose protein sequence is MGSLEELAKKLEALGHPLRLRILAVLAREGRSMYLSEIAGMLGISRALAKIHLKKLEKAGLVKSRIVVLEDEARALRYYELVDFDIHVSPQKLKEMIRDDK, encoded by the coding sequence ATGGGGTCTCTAGAAGAACTTGCCAAGAAGCTGGAGGCATTGGGTCATCCGTTGAGGCTACGTATCCTAGCTGTACTTGCTAGGGAGGGGAGGAGTATGTACTTGAGCGAGATAGCTGGTATGCTTGGTATTAGCCGGGCGCTAGCCAAGATTCATCTCAAGAAGCTTGAGAAAGCCGGGCTTGTCAAAAGCCGTATTGTTGTCCTAGAGGATGAGGCACGTGCACTCAGGTACTATGAGCTAGTTGATTTCGATATACATGTCTCTCCACAAAAACTGAAGGAGATGATCCGTGATGATAAGTAG